A part of Rhipicephalus microplus isolate Deutch F79 chromosome 8, USDA_Rmic, whole genome shotgun sequence genomic DNA contains:
- the LOC142768492 gene encoding uncharacterized protein LOC142768492: MTSNSVESQGHKSAATAVLSCGKETRGSNTDYIKTSGSANQDMAVVAAPMLLVGLLVSFFEGSSEARGWIEVRHPDEPFYRRLAEFTYLHKRPLNHEGVSYLVTQARWKRESKGIITYNIGFIVLQETVMHEKCIALVMANPYFLFGRVRTVRRLSCRQVAQR; this comes from the exons ATGACGTCCAACTCAGTGGAATCTCAAGGACACAAATCTGCAGCAACAGCTGTGCTTTCTTGCGGCAAGGAAACAAGGGGCTCAAATACT GATTATATCAAAACTTCAGGCTCTGCGAATCAAGatatggctgtggtggctgcaccgATGCTACTCGTCGGATTACTGGTGAGCTTCTTTGAAGGAAGTTCTGAAGCCCGTGGATGGATCGAAGTAAGACATCCGGACGAACCCTTCTACCGCAGATTAGCAGAATTCACCTACCTCCATAAAAGGCCTCTAAATCATGAAGGCGTCTCGTATCTGGTAACTCAGGCAAGATGGAAG AGAGAAAGCAAGGGAATAATAACATATAACATTGGATTTATCGTGCTCCAGGAAACAGTG atGCACGAAAAATGTATCGCCCTTGTTATGGCTAACCCATACTTTCTATTTGGAAGAGTAAGAACCGTCCGCAGGTTATCGTGCCGACAAGTGGCACAGAGATAA